A single region of the Jatrophihabitans sp. GAS493 genome encodes:
- the katG gene encoding catalase/peroxidase HPI translates to MSEHPDAVVREMNEPEASDEAKCPVASGRRPYPVEGGSNRDWWPKQLNLKILRKHSAVANPLDDDFDYGAAFQTVDLAALRADIDEVMTTSQNWWPADFGHYGPLFIRMAWHSAGTYRIHDGRGGAGAGMQRFAPLNSWPDNGNLDKARRLLWPVKKKYGQSLSWADLMVFAGNCALESMGFKTFGFAGGRPDVWEPDEDVYWGPEETWLGDDRYTGDRELENPLAAVQMGLIYVNPEGPNANPDPLASARDIRETFHRMAMNDEETVALIAGGHTFGKTHGAGDPDLYVGPEPEGAPLEEQGLGWKQSLGSGKGRNVITSGLEVTWTPTPTKWDNTFFEVLFGYEWELAKSPAGANQWQPKDGAGANTVPDPEDGSLVRPPTMLTTDLALRIDPVYEQISRRFLENPDQFADAFARAWYKLTHRDMGPIVRYLGALVPQEELLWQDPIPAVTHELVDAADVASLKQQILASGLTVSQLVSTAWASASTFRGSDKRGGANGARIRLEPQSGWEVNNPDELATVLRTLEGIQSSFNAGSSKQISLADLIVLGGAAAIEHAASQGGTPVEVPFTPGRGDASQEQTDVESFAALEPGADGFRNYLGKGQRLPAEYLLIDKANLLNLSAPELTVLVGGLRVLGANTGGSSTGVLTSAPGTLTNDFFVNLLDLGTTWSATASDSTAFEGRDSSGAVKWTGSRVDLVFGSNSELRALAEVYASDDAKAKFVSDFVAAWDKVMNADRFDLG, encoded by the coding sequence ATGTCTGAGCATCCTGATGCTGTAGTACGCGAAATGAATGAGCCGGAGGCGAGCGACGAGGCGAAATGCCCAGTCGCCTCCGGCCGTCGGCCATACCCGGTCGAGGGCGGGAGTAACCGCGACTGGTGGCCCAAGCAGCTCAACCTCAAGATCCTGCGTAAGCATTCGGCGGTGGCCAATCCCCTCGACGACGACTTCGACTACGGGGCCGCCTTCCAGACCGTCGACCTGGCGGCCCTGCGGGCCGACATCGACGAGGTCATGACGACGTCGCAGAACTGGTGGCCGGCCGACTTCGGGCACTACGGCCCGCTCTTCATCCGGATGGCCTGGCACAGTGCGGGCACCTACCGCATCCACGACGGCCGCGGCGGCGCCGGGGCCGGTATGCAGCGCTTCGCGCCGCTCAACAGCTGGCCTGACAACGGCAACCTGGACAAGGCCCGCCGGCTGCTCTGGCCGGTAAAGAAGAAGTACGGCCAGTCGCTGTCGTGGGCCGACCTGATGGTCTTCGCCGGCAACTGCGCCCTCGAGTCAATGGGCTTCAAAACGTTCGGGTTCGCCGGCGGGCGTCCAGACGTCTGGGAGCCGGACGAGGACGTCTACTGGGGCCCGGAGGAGACTTGGCTCGGCGACGACCGCTACACCGGTGACCGCGAGCTGGAGAATCCGCTGGCCGCAGTCCAGATGGGTCTGATCTACGTCAATCCGGAGGGCCCGAACGCCAACCCGGACCCGCTGGCCTCGGCCCGCGACATCCGCGAGACGTTCCACCGGATGGCGATGAACGACGAGGAGACGGTCGCGCTGATCGCCGGCGGTCACACCTTCGGCAAGACACACGGCGCCGGCGACCCGGACCTGTACGTCGGCCCGGAGCCAGAGGGTGCCCCGCTGGAGGAGCAGGGTCTCGGCTGGAAGCAGAGCCTCGGCAGCGGCAAGGGACGCAACGTCATCACCAGCGGCCTGGAGGTCACCTGGACCCCGACACCGACGAAGTGGGACAACACCTTCTTCGAGGTGCTCTTCGGTTACGAATGGGAGCTGGCCAAGAGCCCGGCCGGAGCGAACCAGTGGCAGCCCAAGGACGGCGCCGGGGCCAACACGGTCCCCGACCCCGAAGACGGCAGCCTAGTGCGGCCGCCGACGATGCTCACCACCGACCTGGCGCTGCGGATCGACCCGGTCTACGAGCAGATCTCCCGCCGTTTCCTGGAGAATCCCGATCAGTTCGCGGACGCCTTCGCCCGCGCCTGGTACAAGTTGACCCACCGCGACATGGGCCCGATCGTTCGCTACCTCGGGGCCCTGGTGCCGCAGGAGGAGCTGCTCTGGCAGGACCCGATTCCGGCGGTGACGCACGAACTGGTGGACGCCGCCGATGTCGCTTCGCTCAAGCAGCAGATCCTCGCCTCGGGCCTCACCGTCTCGCAGCTCGTCTCGACCGCGTGGGCCTCAGCGTCCACGTTCCGCGGCAGCGACAAGCGCGGTGGCGCGAATGGTGCCCGGATCCGCCTCGAACCGCAGAGCGGCTGGGAGGTCAACAACCCGGACGAGCTGGCGACGGTGCTGCGCACCCTGGAGGGGATCCAGTCGTCGTTCAACGCCGGGTCGTCCAAGCAGATCTCGCTGGCCGACCTGATCGTGCTGGGCGGGGCGGCGGCGATCGAGCACGCCGCGTCACAGGGCGGGACGCCGGTCGAGGTTCCGTTCACGCCGGGTCGGGGCGACGCGTCGCAGGAGCAGACGGACGTTGAGTCCTTCGCCGCCCTCGAGCCGGGGGCGGACGGCTTCCGTAACTACCTCGGCAAGGGTCAGCGACTGCCCGCCGAGTATCTGCTCATCGACAAGGCGAACCTGCTGAACCTGAGCGCACCCGAGCTGACCGTCCTGGTCGGTGGCCTGCGGGTGCTGGGGGCAAACACCGGCGGCTCGTCAACCGGTGTGCTGACTTCCGCGCCGGGAACCCTGACCAATGATTTCTTCGTGAATCTCCTGGATCTGGGTACCACCTGGAGTGCGACGGCTTCGGACTCCACGGCCTTCGAAGGCCGGGACTCCTCGGGTGCGGTCAAGTGGACCGGCAGCCGGGTCGACCTGGTCTTCGGCTCGAACTCCGAACTTCGGGCGCTGGCAGAGGTCTATGCCAGTGACGACGCCAAGGCGAAGTTCGTCAGCGACTTCGTCGCGGCCTGGGACAAGGTGATGAACGCCGATCGCTTTGATCTCGGCTGA
- a CDS encoding cysteine hydrolase family protein, producing the protein MTAPRDLLLTAEEKLDPRHTAVIVIDMQQEFTLPGFFSDRIGQNISDAAGVASRLGDLLTAARDAGVMVAHVHADYAPQHMSGPMWERLVRHGREPYCQHGTQGFEPYPGFEPLPGEPVVIKHRFDAFFETDLHAILQAREIRTVVITGVATHVCVDSTARHAYFLDYYVVFGEDLTGGADAETTAATLATMRQCFGVCATGGEIAEVWKSSPNKTKTKE; encoded by the coding sequence GTGACTGCGCCGCGCGACCTGTTACTGACCGCCGAGGAGAAGCTCGACCCGCGCCACACGGCGGTGATCGTCATCGACATGCAGCAGGAGTTCACGCTCCCCGGCTTCTTCTCCGATCGGATCGGGCAGAACATCTCCGACGCCGCAGGGGTGGCGTCGCGGCTGGGTGATCTGCTCACTGCCGCCCGCGACGCCGGAGTGATGGTCGCGCACGTACACGCCGACTACGCACCGCAGCATATGAGCGGGCCGATGTGGGAGCGTTTAGTGCGGCATGGGCGGGAACCCTACTGCCAACACGGCACCCAGGGCTTTGAGCCTTACCCCGGCTTCGAACCATTGCCGGGGGAGCCGGTCGTCATCAAACATCGCTTCGACGCATTCTTTGAGACTGATCTGCACGCCATTCTGCAGGCGAGGGAAATTCGGACGGTCGTCATCACCGGCGTCGCGACCCATGTCTGCGTCGACTCCACGGCCCGTCATGCATACTTTCTCGACTATTACGTCGTCTTCGGAGAAGACCTGACCGGCGGTGCCGACGCTGAGACGACCGCGGCCACGCTGGCCACGATGCGGCAGTGCTTCGGAGTCTGTGCCACCGGCGGCGAGATCGCCGAGGTTTGGAAGTCGTCGCCAAACAAGACAAAGACTAAAGAATAG
- a CDS encoding NAD(P)-dependent oxidoreductase codes for MPHVVVTGGSGKLGRACVADLVQHGWQVIVFDRLRSPELSEGVILTPVDLTDYAAVLDGMLGVEERFDHVDAVVHLAAIPAPGIVGDHATFANNMNASFNVISAARRAGVKNIVWASSETVLGLPFDAPPPYLPVDEEYAPRPESTYSLTKTLEEAMAVQLCRWDPTLKMIGLRFSNVMEPEDYELFPSYDLDASLRKWNLWGYIDARDGAQAIRRALEYERPGAEVFIIANADTVMSRSNASLVAEVFPDVEIRGDLGEHDTLLSIEKARRVLGYQPQHSWRARTGG; via the coding sequence ATGCCGCATGTTGTCGTCACCGGTGGATCCGGAAAGCTCGGCCGCGCCTGCGTGGCCGACCTGGTCCAGCACGGCTGGCAGGTCATTGTCTTCGACCGCCTACGATCCCCGGAGTTGAGCGAGGGCGTTATCCTCACGCCGGTCGACCTGACCGACTACGCCGCCGTCCTGGACGGGATGCTCGGCGTCGAAGAGCGCTTCGACCACGTGGATGCCGTTGTGCACCTCGCGGCGATTCCCGCTCCGGGCATCGTCGGTGATCATGCGACTTTCGCCAACAATATGAACGCATCCTTCAACGTGATCTCCGCGGCGCGGCGGGCCGGCGTCAAGAACATCGTCTGGGCCTCCAGTGAGACGGTGTTGGGGCTGCCCTTCGACGCTCCCCCGCCCTACCTGCCGGTCGACGAGGAGTACGCGCCGCGGCCGGAGAGCACCTACTCGCTGACGAAGACTCTCGAAGAGGCGATGGCGGTGCAGCTGTGCCGATGGGACCCGACCCTGAAGATGATCGGACTGCGCTTCTCGAATGTGATGGAACCCGAGGACTACGAGTTGTTCCCGTCGTATGACCTGGACGCGTCGCTGCGCAAGTGGAATCTCTGGGGCTATATCGACGCTCGCGACGGTGCTCAGGCGATCCGCCGAGCCTTGGAGTATGAGCGCCCCGGAGCGGAGGTCTTCATCATCGCGAACGCCGACACCGTGATGAGCCGCTCTAACGCGTCGCTCGTTGCCGAGGTGTTCCCGGACGTCGAGATCCGCGGAGACCTCGGTGAGCACGACACGTTGCTGTCGATCGAGAAGGCACGACGCGTGTTGGGCTACCAGCCGCAACACAGCTGGCGCGCACGTACTGGCGGCTGA
- a CDS encoding HNH endonuclease signature motif containing protein, with protein MGHQTPTQFTGTVRRAVAKFNPTTDQKRHEDAVKERRVARFAHDDGMAAIWAYLPADAADAVLVAVNAVADQSKAQAPGDGRTADQRRADAFLNIALRALNDPGLPKAHGLRPSVHVTVSATTLLGLDELPGDLDGYGPIPAALARRIAADPTGTWRRLITDPLSGTLLDRGRSTYTPPRDLTEHVITRDRTCAFPTCTRPARRCDLDHRIPYPTGCTSACNLNALCRRHHRLKHQLGWNITHRDTHGNYHWSTPTGHHYKSITPPLSDPDPPDPPDDPDAPDAPDAPDAPDDADPGPSNSRPPESPTTDQT; from the coding sequence GTGGGGCATCAGACGCCGACCCAGTTCACCGGCACCGTCCGCCGCGCCGTCGCCAAGTTCAACCCGACCACAGATCAGAAACGCCACGAAGACGCGGTGAAGGAGCGCCGGGTCGCCAGGTTCGCTCATGACGACGGGATGGCCGCGATCTGGGCCTACCTCCCCGCCGACGCCGCGGACGCGGTGCTGGTCGCCGTCAACGCCGTCGCCGACCAGTCGAAAGCTCAGGCCCCCGGTGATGGGCGGACCGCCGACCAACGCCGAGCTGATGCGTTCCTGAACATCGCCCTGCGGGCGTTGAACGATCCGGGGCTGCCGAAAGCCCACGGCCTGCGACCCAGCGTTCACGTCACCGTCTCCGCAACCACCCTGTTGGGCTTGGATGAGTTGCCGGGGGACCTCGACGGGTACGGCCCGATCCCCGCCGCCCTGGCCCGACGCATCGCCGCCGACCCCACCGGCACCTGGCGCCGCCTGATCACCGACCCACTGTCCGGCACCCTCCTCGACCGCGGCCGCAGCACCTACACACCACCCCGCGACCTCACCGAACACGTCATCACCCGAGACCGGACCTGCGCCTTCCCCACCTGCACCCGACCCGCTCGCCGCTGCGATCTCGACCACCGCATCCCGTATCCCACCGGCTGCACAAGCGCCTGCAACCTCAACGCCCTCTGCCGCCGACACCACCGCCTCAAACACCAACTCGGCTGGAACATCACCCACCGCGACACCCACGGCAACTACCACTGGAGCACCCCAACCGGCCACCACTACAAATCCATCACCCCACCGCTGAGCGACCCCGACCCACCCGACCCACCCGACGACCCCGACGCACCCGACGCACCCGACGCACCCGACGCACCCGACGATGCGGACCCGGGCCCTAGCAACTCCAGGCCGCCGGAGAGTCCGACAACCGACCAGACATAG
- a CDS encoding response regulator transcription factor: MTRSGYTQPLITAVVIDDHPFFRDGVTRGLTQSGRIKVLGEADGGRSGLELIRRETPDVAVVDYQMPDLNGIEVVRIAARDSLVTRILLLSAVTDPAVVYEAVQEGAAGYLSKDAKRSEIVEAVTRVAAGDTVVPPELAAGLVNQIRMRKSSDVPVLSERERQVLEGFARGLSIPQLAAELYIGVSTVKTHTQRLYQKLGVSDRAAAVAAAMRLGLLD; the protein is encoded by the coding sequence GTGACGAGAAGCGGGTACACGCAGCCACTCATCACCGCCGTCGTCATCGACGACCATCCATTCTTCCGCGACGGGGTCACCCGTGGGCTCACTCAGAGCGGTCGGATCAAGGTCCTCGGTGAGGCCGACGGCGGGCGGTCCGGGCTCGAGCTCATCCGACGTGAGACCCCGGACGTGGCCGTCGTCGACTACCAGATGCCCGACCTCAACGGGATCGAAGTCGTCCGCATCGCCGCCCGAGATTCCCTCGTGACCCGCATCCTGCTCCTGTCGGCGGTCACCGACCCGGCCGTCGTCTACGAGGCCGTCCAGGAAGGAGCCGCGGGATATCTGAGCAAAGACGCCAAGCGCTCCGAGATCGTCGAAGCGGTTACACGCGTCGCCGCCGGCGACACCGTCGTCCCACCAGAATTGGCAGCCGGACTCGTCAACCAGATCCGGATGCGCAAAAGCAGCGATGTCCCGGTCCTGAGCGAACGCGAACGGCAGGTGCTGGAAGGCTTCGCCCGCGGTCTGTCGATTCCGCAGCTCGCGGCTGAGCTCTACATCGGCGTCAGCACGGTGAAGACCCATACGCAGCGCCTCTACCAGAAACTCGGTGTCTCCGATCGGGCCGCAGCCGTCGCCGCCGCCATGCGCCTCGGCCTTCTCGACTAG
- a CDS encoding sensor histidine kinase codes for MDDRSALSRLAGQRDLHDILLEHALRGLRIQVLLRIVLALFVVLVVVIEPPANDAAACYLIAALYAVWAGAGLLVVGHGGEGTARFAWLALFVDLIAIGTLTVVASDSDQQSWTADILVNGLILIPLLAATQLRPMVCALVAGPTVLVYLGASAAARQANTEPWASVLLRTLVVAGLAAGCVLLSRVQRSRVLTIGALATDRARLLSEVMQIEERNRRELAENLHDGVLQYLLAARQDLEEAQGSGDDESFERVEWALTESSRLLRSTMTELHPAVLKQAGLPSALRELAQTIGSRGGIEVTVDTSEWPITQDPAVDAVLFTAARELLTNVVKHARATRASVAIAAEEGSARLEVTDDGQGVQSAQLAQSLADGHIGVASQRARIEALGGRFTLRPADSRGTIAEVEIPLPPR; via the coding sequence ATGGACGACCGCTCCGCGCTGAGTCGCCTGGCCGGCCAGCGCGACCTGCACGACATCCTCCTCGAACACGCCCTGCGCGGACTGCGCATCCAAGTACTCCTACGCATCGTCCTCGCCCTCTTCGTCGTGCTCGTCGTGGTCATCGAACCGCCGGCCAATGACGCCGCCGCGTGCTATCTCATCGCCGCGCTCTACGCCGTCTGGGCCGGCGCCGGCCTACTGGTCGTCGGTCACGGCGGCGAAGGTACCGCGCGTTTCGCCTGGCTCGCCCTCTTCGTCGACCTCATCGCCATCGGCACCCTGACCGTCGTGGCCAGCGACTCAGACCAGCAGAGCTGGACGGCCGACATCCTGGTCAACGGCCTGATCCTGATACCGCTGCTCGCCGCCACCCAACTTCGGCCGATGGTCTGTGCGCTCGTGGCCGGACCGACGGTGCTGGTCTACCTCGGGGCCAGCGCCGCCGCGAGGCAAGCCAACACTGAGCCATGGGCCTCCGTGCTGCTCCGCACGCTGGTCGTCGCCGGGCTGGCCGCCGGCTGCGTGCTTCTCTCCCGCGTGCAGCGCTCCCGCGTGCTGACGATCGGTGCACTCGCCACCGATCGGGCCCGGCTGCTGTCGGAGGTTATGCAGATCGAGGAGCGGAACCGACGCGAACTCGCCGAGAACCTGCACGACGGAGTGCTGCAGTACCTGCTCGCCGCTCGTCAGGACCTCGAGGAGGCACAAGGCAGCGGCGACGACGAATCCTTCGAACGGGTCGAGTGGGCTCTCACCGAGTCTTCCCGGCTGCTGCGCTCGACCATGACCGAACTCCATCCAGCCGTGCTGAAGCAGGCCGGGCTACCGTCGGCACTGCGCGAACTGGCCCAGACGATCGGCTCGCGGGGCGGTATCGAGGTCACCGTGGACACCAGTGAATGGCCGATAACGCAGGATCCCGCGGTCGACGCCGTGCTCTTCACCGCCGCTCGCGAACTGCTGACCAACGTCGTCAAGCACGCCCGGGCCACCCGAGCGAGCGTCGCCATCGCGGCCGAGGAGGGGAGCGCGCGTCTGGAGGTCACCGACGACGGCCAAGGAGTTCAGTCGGCCCAACTAGCGCAGAGCCTGGCCGACGGGCACATCGGGGTCGCCTCGCAGCGCGCCCGAATCGAAGCGCTCGGGGGCCGCTTCACCCTGCGGCCGGCCGACTCGCGGGGAACCATCGCCGAGGTAGAGATCCCACTGCCACCTCGTTGA
- a CDS encoding DUF1453 domain-containing protein, whose product MTPTDLLVVAALVGYAIYRQTRINEITGHSRFKLAIIYSVIGICLGVHVAHTPAAVGLLLVGLAASLGIGYLRGRKTRMWSIGAKTYSQGTTLTVGLFLGLVAFKFLLGTVAYLTHTPYESGIGSILLMIGLMLAVQAELIWRRAQAIQTEPALVFAAAH is encoded by the coding sequence ATGACCCCCACCGACCTTCTCGTGGTAGCCGCCCTCGTCGGATACGCCATCTACCGACAGACCCGTATCAACGAGATCACCGGCCACAGCCGCTTCAAGCTCGCCATCATCTACAGCGTCATCGGCATCTGCCTGGGTGTGCACGTCGCCCACACACCGGCCGCCGTCGGCCTGCTTCTCGTCGGCCTGGCGGCCAGCCTCGGCATCGGATACCTGCGCGGCCGTAAGACGCGGATGTGGTCGATCGGCGCGAAGACGTATAGCCAGGGCACCACGCTCACGGTCGGCCTCTTCCTCGGTCTGGTCGCCTTCAAGTTCCTCCTCGGCACGGTCGCCTACCTGACGCACACGCCGTACGAGAGCGGAATCGGCAGCATTCTGTTGATGATCGGCCTGATGCTCGCCGTGCAGGCCGAGCTGATCTGGCGCCGCGCGCAGGCCATACAGACTGAACCGGCTCTGGTCTTCGCCGCCGCCCACTGA
- a CDS encoding LuxR C-terminal-related transcriptional regulator, with product MDSPLVETKLHIPQSRPTTVPRPHLLERLSHGAESRLILISAPAGFGKTTLLAEWMTDRTDLRVAWVSLEANDQHEPEFWSYVVTALHRAVPVVGSTSLALLKSGASLEAVLTTLVNELSTAPEQIILVLDDYHLVDGPDLQVGMAFLLDHLPAQAHLVISSRADPALPLARLRARGELLEVRAADLRFTLDEVSAYLNEIIGLDLSADAIATLEGRTEGWIAALQLAAISLQGRSDVTDFIAGFAGDDRFVVDYLAEEVLERQPDQVRAFLLQTSILDRLNGSLCDAVTGRSGGKVMLEALDHANLFVIGLDDNRRWYRYHHLFADVLHAYLLDEHAAEVAELHSRASRWYAENDQQSLAIRHAVAAGDVDRAAALIELALPALRRDRHESTVLSWLDDIPDDVVRLRPVLAVGFIGALMAGNQFDDIDRRLQEVEECLQTPPAGTVVVDQAELVRLPGAIETFRAALSLGRGDPIATVRHARLGIERAADGDHLIRAAASGILGLALWSGGDLEGAHQAYSVCVEGLQRAGHISDIFGCSITLADIRLTQGRLGDAQRSYEWALQLSPPGGGSVLRGTADMYVGLSQIAVERDDLPAAAAQLARAEELGEQGGLPQNAYRFRAALARLRHAEGDLAGALTLLEAAERVYVGDFSPNVRPLAASKARVLAELGRVDEAHTWAREHAVTAGDDLAYAREFEHITLARVLLSPSPWQSPQQRPAADEAVALLDRLAEEAATGGRTGNLIEIRVLQAIAHQAMQDLPTALLRLEQALSLAEPEGYVRVFADEGASMTLLLKAIAKRRPHAGYVRRLLESHAGGVPAKLSSTLVDPLSDRELDILRLLTSDLTGPDIARHLSISLNTVRTHTRNIFTKLGVTSRRAAVRRASELGLLSRHPT from the coding sequence ATGGATAGCCCCTTGGTCGAGACCAAGCTCCACATTCCGCAGTCGAGGCCGACGACAGTGCCTCGGCCCCACCTGCTGGAGCGATTGAGTCACGGCGCCGAGTCGCGGCTGATCCTGATCTCGGCTCCCGCGGGCTTCGGAAAGACGACACTCCTCGCCGAATGGATGACCGACCGCACTGATCTCCGCGTGGCCTGGGTATCGCTCGAGGCGAATGACCAGCACGAGCCTGAGTTCTGGTCCTACGTCGTCACCGCCCTTCACCGCGCGGTCCCAGTGGTGGGTTCTACATCGCTTGCCCTACTGAAGTCAGGCGCATCGCTCGAGGCCGTCCTCACCACGCTGGTCAATGAACTCAGCACGGCACCGGAGCAGATCATCCTGGTCCTCGACGACTACCACCTCGTCGATGGGCCGGATCTCCAAGTCGGCATGGCATTTCTGCTTGATCATCTCCCGGCCCAGGCGCACCTGGTGATCAGCTCCCGGGCCGATCCGGCGCTGCCGCTGGCTCGCCTCCGGGCCCGCGGTGAGCTGCTGGAGGTACGGGCGGCCGACCTGCGCTTCACCCTCGACGAGGTATCGGCATACCTCAACGAGATCATCGGACTCGACCTCTCCGCAGATGCGATAGCGACGCTGGAAGGGCGGACCGAAGGGTGGATCGCTGCCCTCCAACTGGCGGCCATCTCACTACAGGGACGAAGCGATGTCACGGATTTCATCGCTGGATTCGCCGGCGACGATCGCTTCGTGGTCGACTACCTCGCCGAGGAGGTACTGGAACGTCAACCCGATCAGGTACGAGCCTTTCTCCTCCAGACGTCGATTCTGGACCGGCTGAACGGCTCGCTCTGCGACGCCGTCACCGGCCGGTCGGGTGGCAAGGTGATGCTGGAGGCGCTGGACCACGCGAACCTCTTCGTCATCGGACTCGACGACAACCGTCGCTGGTACCGCTACCACCACCTCTTCGCCGATGTCCTGCACGCGTACCTGCTGGACGAGCATGCGGCCGAGGTGGCCGAACTGCACAGCCGAGCCAGCCGTTGGTATGCCGAGAATGATCAACAATCTCTAGCGATTCGCCACGCCGTGGCCGCCGGTGACGTCGACCGCGCCGCGGCGCTGATCGAGTTGGCGCTACCGGCGCTTCGCCGTGACCGGCATGAGTCGACGGTCCTGAGCTGGCTCGACGACATTCCCGACGACGTGGTGCGTCTGCGCCCAGTGCTGGCGGTCGGCTTTATCGGCGCGTTGATGGCCGGCAACCAGTTCGACGACATTGACCGCAGGCTGCAGGAGGTCGAGGAATGCCTGCAGACGCCACCGGCGGGAACGGTCGTGGTTGATCAAGCCGAACTGGTCCGGCTTCCGGGAGCCATCGAGACCTTTCGGGCCGCGCTATCGCTCGGAAGGGGCGATCCGATCGCCACCGTCCGTCACGCGCGTCTGGGCATCGAGCGGGCGGCCGACGGCGACCACCTCATTCGGGCCGCGGCATCGGGCATTCTCGGACTCGCGCTCTGGAGCGGCGGCGACCTGGAGGGCGCACACCAGGCCTACTCCGTCTGCGTCGAAGGTCTGCAGCGAGCCGGGCACATCTCCGATATCTTCGGCTGCTCCATCACGCTGGCCGACATTCGCCTCACTCAGGGTCGGCTCGGCGACGCGCAGCGCAGCTACGAATGGGCGCTGCAGTTGTCGCCTCCCGGCGGCGGATCCGTTCTCCGCGGAACGGCCGACATGTACGTCGGGCTGAGCCAGATTGCCGTCGAGCGTGATGATCTGCCCGCCGCCGCCGCCCAGCTAGCCCGAGCTGAGGAGCTGGGCGAGCAGGGTGGACTGCCTCAGAACGCGTATCGCTTTCGGGCCGCGCTGGCTCGTCTGCGTCACGCCGAAGGCGACCTCGCCGGTGCGCTAACGCTGCTCGAAGCGGCTGAGCGCGTCTACGTCGGAGACTTCTCCCCCAATGTGCGACCGCTCGCGGCCTCGAAGGCGCGCGTCCTGGCGGAGCTCGGGAGAGTCGACGAAGCCCACACCTGGGCTCGCGAGCACGCAGTCACAGCTGGGGACGATCTCGCGTACGCGCGCGAATTCGAGCACATCACCCTGGCTCGCGTGCTGCTGAGCCCGTCCCCGTGGCAGTCTCCGCAGCAGCGGCCAGCGGCAGACGAAGCCGTCGCTCTACTCGACCGTCTCGCCGAAGAGGCCGCCACTGGCGGGCGAACCGGCAACCTCATCGAGATCCGTGTACTGCAGGCCATCGCCCACCAGGCCATGCAGGATCTACCCACTGCTCTCCTACGTCTGGAGCAGGCGCTTTCGCTGGCCGAACCGGAGGGATACGTACGCGTCTTCGCCGACGAGGGGGCGTCGATGACTCTGCTTCTGAAGGCGATCGCAAAGCGGCGCCCTCACGCCGGTTATGTCCGTCGACTCCTCGAATCTCACGCTGGGGGTGTCCCCGCCAAACTGTCGAGCACCCTCGTGGATCCACTGAGCGACCGCGAACTCGACATCCTCCGTCTCCTCACGAGCGACCTCACCGGCCCCGACATAGCCCGTCACCTCAGCATTTCGCTCAACACCGTCCGAACGCACACCAGGAACATCTTCACCAAACTCGGGGTGACCAGCCGCCGAGCCGCAGTACGACGGGCGTCTGAGCTCGGCCTGCTGTCGCGCCACCCAACGTAG
- a CDS encoding DUF4386 domain-containing protein — protein sequence MTSTTTLRPVGRLRRMSSLRRISLAGGLLYLITFIASLPALKLYADVVNQNDYISTAGSNTPLLWGAWLEIITAIAGIGTAVVLYPVTKRVSATAAIGFVTSRVVEAALIGVGVVSLLAIVTLRHEFAASTGAQRDALEVTGRALVAVRQWTFLVGPGLIAGVNGLFLGYVMYRSRLVPRIIPTIGLIGAPLILVSATATIFGVWDQLSVAGAVFGFPVAAWELSLGMWLTFKGFRPTTLTLDTVVAPDTFGSVIDSAPEAIAIG from the coding sequence ATGACAAGCACCACGACCCTCCGGCCTGTCGGCCGGCTACGACGCATGTCCAGCCTGCGCAGAATCTCGTTGGCCGGCGGACTGCTCTACTTGATCACCTTCATCGCCTCGCTGCCGGCGTTGAAGCTCTATGCCGACGTCGTCAACCAGAATGATTACATCAGCACGGCTGGCAGTAACACGCCGCTGCTGTGGGGCGCCTGGCTGGAGATCATCACCGCGATCGCCGGCATCGGAACCGCTGTCGTGCTCTACCCGGTCACCAAACGGGTTAGCGCGACCGCGGCGATCGGATTTGTGACCTCCCGAGTGGTCGAGGCGGCCCTCATCGGTGTCGGAGTGGTCAGCCTGCTGGCCATCGTCACGCTGCGACACGAGTTCGCCGCGTCCACGGGAGCGCAGCGAGATGCGCTTGAGGTAACGGGTCGGGCGTTGGTCGCCGTGCGGCAGTGGACCTTCCTGGTCGGGCCGGGCCTCATCGCCGGTGTGAACGGTCTCTTCCTCGGCTACGTCATGTACCGCTCGCGCCTCGTCCCGCGGATCATCCCGACGATCGGACTCATCGGCGCGCCGCTCATCCTCGTCTCCGCTACCGCGACCATCTTCGGAGTCTGGGATCAGCTCTCCGTGGCCGGGGCAGTGTTCGGCTTCCCAGTCGCCGCTTGGGAGCTCAGCTTGGGAATGTGGCTGACTTTCAAGGGATTCCGGCCGACGACGCTAACCCTCGACACCGTGGTTGCGCCGGACACGTTCGGCTCGGTCATCGACTCCGCTCCCGAGGCGATAGCCATCGGTTGA